From the Clarias gariepinus isolate MV-2021 ecotype Netherlands chromosome 3, CGAR_prim_01v2, whole genome shotgun sequence genome, one window contains:
- the tecra gene encoding very-long-chain enoyl-CoA reductase, whose translation MDVLALEAKGVKNEPAPPPPPTKSRPKAPKKPKRIVYFEVEILDAKTKEKLLLLDKVEPSATILDIKSMFHKSNQRWYPARQSLCLDPKGKPLKDEDVLQQLPVGTTATFYFKDLGAQISWGTVFLAECIGPLLIYLMFYFRLPFIYAPKYDFTTSKHYVVHIACLCHSFHYAKRILETLFVHRFCHGTMPLRNIFKNCLYYWCFAAWMAYYINHPLYTPPYYGEQQVKTALGIFLFCQLGSFSIHVVLRNLRPPGSKTKKIPYPTKNPFTWIFTVVSCPNYTYEAGSWLGFTVMTQCVPVAFFTIIGFVQMTVWARGKHRSYLKEFKEYPTLRSPILPFIL comes from the exons ATGGATGTCCTGGCTTTGGAAGCTAAGGGGGTCAAGAACGAGCCTGCTCCACCACCTCCCCCAACTAAGTCCAGACCTAAAGCACCCAAAAAACCTAAACGAATTGTTTACTTTGAGGTGGAGATTCTGGACGCCAAGACCAAGGAGAAACTGCTGCTCCTGGATAAA GTTGAACCATCTGCTACTATTTTGGACATAAAATCAATGTTCCACAAATCAA ATCAGCGCTGGTATCCTGCCAGACAGTCGCTGTGCCTGGACCCGA AGGGAAAACCCTTAAAAGATGAAGACGTGCTTCAGCAACTTCCGGTGGGAACCACGGCTACGTTTTACTTCAAGGATTTGGGAGCCCAGATCAGCTGGGGGACG GTGTTCCTTGCTGAGTGCATTGGCCCGCTTCTCATCTACCTGATGTTCTATTTCAGACTGCCCTTTATCTATGCTCCCAAGTATGACTTCACAACCAGCAAACACTACGTTGTGCA CATAGCGTGTCTGTGTCACTCCTTCCATTACGCCAAGAGGATCCTGGAAACATTGTTCGTGCATCGCTTTTGCCACGGCACGATGCCGCTGCGCAACATTTTCAAG AATTGTTTGTATTATTGGTGCTTTGCAGCCTGGATGGCCTACTACATAAACCATCCACTCTACACACCACCAT ATTATGGTGAACAACAAGTGAAGACTGCTCTTGGAATTTTTTTG TTTTGCCAGTTGGGAAGCTTCTCGATCCATGTTGTTCTACGAAATCTCAGACCTCCTG GTTCCAAGACAAAGAAGATTCCATATCCAACTAAGAATCCTTTCACTTGGATCTTCACAGTGGTTTCTTGCCCAAACTACACCTATGAG GCAGGCTCCTGGCTGGGCTTCACCGTGATGACTCAGTGCGTTCCTGTCGCCTTCTTCACCATCATCGGCTTTGTGCAAATGACGGTGTGGGCGAGAGGCAAGCACCGCAGCTACCTGAAGGAGTTTAAGGAGTATCCGACCCTGCGTTCACCCATTCTGCCCTTCATTCTCTAG